From the genome of Populus trichocarpa isolate Nisqually-1 chromosome 15, P.trichocarpa_v4.1, whole genome shotgun sequence, one region includes:
- the LOC7474018 gene encoding uncharacterized protein LOC7474018 — protein sequence MQPRCLKEVSQACLSGCCPSPILGFSEPLNKISKPRSTSATCRQNFAKTTTSSIFPNTHFTNPESLPSLQESFNGFIEVYPQYSDTYQVDQTRAQEYNHLALSNHTCLDYIGIGLFSYAQLQKLDSEKQILPSASSPPQNMHIPFFSVSYKTGNLKTQLLHGGQESALESAMKKRIMSFLNISENDYSMVFTANRTSAFKLLAESYPFKTSRKLLTVYDYESEAVEAMINSSDKKGAQVMSAEFSWPRLRIQSAKLRKMVEMKSKRKKTKRGLFVFPLHSRMTGARYPYLWMNIAKENGWHILIDACALGPKDMDSFGLSLIRPDFLICSFYKIFGENPSGFGCLFVKKSTVPLLEDSVSAGMVSLVPANKMFRLVDEFSGTDSDFEHLSKLGLQEDELDSSNSFSGPISSQTMHSGRVEQGETSESQTTGTTAKQKVSKTSDIVESGKSAEVMRQENGILEIECRGLDQVDSLGLTRISNRARCLINWMVNALLKLKHPNTGEIPLVRIYGPRVKFDRGPALAFNLFDWKGEKVEAPLVQKLADRSNISLSYGFLHHISFSDEYEEEKATVLEKRVNGAKGTVTNKRKEKADFGITVVTVALGVLANFEDTYRFWAFIAQFLDADFVEKAKWRYTALNQKTVEV from the coding sequence ATGCAGCCTCGTTGCTTAAAAGAAGTCTCTCAAGCATGCCTTAGTGGCTGCTGTCCAAGCCCCATCCTTGGCTTTTCTGAGCCTCTTAACAAAATCAGCAAGCCTAGAAGCACATCAGCAACGTGTCGCCAGAACTTTGCTAAGACGACGACTTCCTCTATCTTCCCAAACACTCATTTCACAAATCCCGAGTCTCTCCCTTCTTTGCAAGAATCATTCAATGGATTCATCGAGGTGTATCCACAGTACTCAGATACATATCAAGTTGATCAAACAAGAGCCCAAGAATACAATCATCTTGCACTCTCCAACCACACCTGCCTTGATTATATCGGCATAGGCCTGTTCTCCTATGCCCAGCTGCAAAAACTTGACTCGGAAAAACAAATTCTCCCTTCCGCTTCTTCTCCTCCTCAAAACATGCATATTCCCTTCTTCAGTGTGTCCTACAAGACAGGGAATTTAAAGACACAGCTACTTCATGGTGGCCAAGAATCAGCTTTAGAATCTGCAATGAAGAAAAGAATCATGAGTTTTCTTAATATATCTGAAAATGATTACTCTATGGTTTTCACCGCAAACAGAACATCAGCTTTCAAACTTCTAGCAGAGTCTTACCCGTTCAAGACTAGCCGGAAGCTTCTGACTGTGTACGACTATGAGAGTGAGGCAGTGGAAGCAATGATTAATAGCTCTGATAAGAAAGGAGCCCAGGTCATGTCAGCAGAGTTCTCGTGGCCTAGGTTAAGGATTCAATCAGCAAAATTGAGGAAAATGgttgaaatgaaaagcaaaaggaAGAAGACGAAGAGAGGACTATTTGTCTTCCCACTTCATTCTAGAATGACTGGAGCCAGATATCCATATTTATGGATGAACATAGCAAAGGAGAATGGCTGGCACATCTTGATTGATGCTTGCGCATTGGGACCAAAAGACATGGACAGCTTCGGCCTCTCTCTCATTCGCCCAGACTTCCTCATTTGTTCCTTCTACAAGATTTTTGGGGAAAATCCGTCTGGATTTGGGTGTCTCTTCGTCAAGAAATCTACTGTTCCCCTCCTAGAAGATTCCGTGAGCGCTGGAATGGTAAGTCTTGTCCCAGCAAATAAGATGTTTCGGTTAGTGGATGAATTTTCTGGTACTGATTCAGACTTTGAACATCTATCCAAGTTGGGATTACAAGAAGATGAATTAGACTCATCTAACTCTTTCTCAGGGCCTATATCCAGCCAGACAATGCATTCTGGAAGAGTAGAACAAGGAGAAACCTCTGAGTCTCAAACTACAGGAACAACTGCAAAACAGAAAGTATCAAAAACTTCAGATATTGTGGAATCAGGGAAGTCTGCTGAAGTAATGCGACAAGAAAATGGGATCTTGGAAATTGAATGCAGGGGGTTGGATCAGGTTGATTCATTGGGACTGACACGGATAAGTAACAGAGCAAGGTGCCTTATAAATTGGATGGTGAATGCTTTGTTGAAACTCAAGCATCCAAACACGGGGGAAATTCCCCTTGTTAGAATATATGGTCCAAGGGTAAAGTTTGATAGAGGACCTGCATTAGCCTTCAATCTGTTTGACTGGAAAGGAGAAAAGGTTGAGGCTCCTCTTGTACAAAAACTAGCTGATCGAAGCAATATATCTCTTAGCTACGGATTCTTACATCATATCTCATTCTCAGACGAGTACGAAGAGGAAAAGGCAACTGTTCTAGAGAAGAGGGTGAATGGAGCAAAGGGAACtgtaacaaacaaaagaaaagagaaagctGATTTTGGAATAACAGTTGTTACAGTTGCACTTGGAGTCCTGGCCAATTTTGAGGACACTTACAGGTTTTGGGCTTTCATTGCTCAATTCCTGGATGCTGACTTTGTGGAGAAGGCAAAGTGGAGATATACAGCTCTAAACCAGAAAACTGTTGAAGTTTAA